One window from the genome of Salvia miltiorrhiza cultivar Shanhuang (shh) chromosome 7, IMPLAD_Smil_shh, whole genome shotgun sequence encodes:
- the LOC130994568 gene encoding expansin-like B1 — translation MGSSHYYYFVFSKLVGVVVVVGAALCLADDVYIGTRATYYGSPDCNGNPTGACGYGDYGRTVYNGQVSGVSRLFRNGSGCGACYRVRCKIAAHCSDEGTEVVATDYGEGHYTDFILSTRAYANLAKPNMAADLFAYGVVDVEYRRVPCRYASNLVVKVHERSSYPHYLAILPIYQSGINDVTAVQIWQEDCKEWREMRRVYGAVWDHQNPPLGAAISLRMQVVGGANAEAKWVQLSSVIAADWKAGLTYDAAIQLN, via the exons ATGGGTTCATCACACTATTACTACTTTGTGTTTTCAAAATTAGTGGGTGTTGTGGTAGTAGTGGGCGCAGCCCTCTGCTTGGCTGATGATGTGTATATTGGCACAAGAGCAACCTACTATGGAAGCCCTGATTGCAATGGAAATCCTA cTGGAGCGTGTGGATATGGAGACTATGGAAGGACGGTATACAATGGGCAGGTCAGTGGAGTCTCCAGACTTTTCAGAAACGGCTCTGGCTGCGGTGCCTGCTACCGG GTTAGATGCAAAATTGCAGCACATTGCAGCGACGAAGGAACAGAGGTAGTGGCGACGGATTACGGTGAGGGTCATTACACAGACTTCATATTAAGCACGCGCGCCTATGCTAATTTGGCTAAGCCTAACATGGCTGCCGACCTCTTCGCCTACGGCGTCGTTGACGTCGAGTACCGACGGGTCCCCTGCCGATACGCCTCCAACCTCGTCGTCAAAGTTCACGAACGAAGCTCCTATCCTCATTACTTGGCCATCCTACCTATCTACCAATCAGGAATCAACGACGTCACTGCTGTCCAAATATGGCAG GAGGATTGCAAAGAATGGAGGGAAATGCGAAGGGTATACGGAGCAGTGTGGGATCATCAAAACCCACCATTGGGGGCGGCGATAAGCTTGAGAATGCAAGTGGTGGGCGGCGCAAACGCAGAGGCCAAGTGGGTGCAGCTTTCAAGTGTCATCGCCGCCGATTGGAAAGCTGGACTTACATATGACGCTGCCATTCAACTCAATTAA
- the LOC130994570 gene encoding bax inhibitor 1-like — protein MDSFSSFFDSPSSSRNRWSYDSLKNFRQISPVVQTHLKKVYLSLCCALLASAVGVYLHILWNVGGILTNLGWLGCGFWLLATPFHQEQKKNSLLMAAALLKGVSCGPLVQLAIELDPSIVVGTFIGCSLVYGFFYEAAMLARRREYLYLGGLLSSGLSILLWLRFTSSIFRGSMALFKFELYLGLLAVVGCIVVDTQDIIEKARLGDLNYVNHALTLFGDFYDVFVRVQIIMLKNTSEKEGKRKEEKEEEELSHPSLKLQRS, from the exons ATGGAttcattttcttctttcttcgATTCGCCATCTTCCTCTCGAAACCGATGGAGTTATGATTCGCTCAAGAATTTCCGCCAGATTTCTCCCGTTGTTCAAACACATCTTAAAAAG GTGTATCTTTCTCTATGTTGCGCATTGTTGGCATCGGCAGTTGGGGTTTATCTCCACATTCTTTGGAACGTGGGCGGTATTCTGACCAATCTTGGATGGCTGGGCTGCGGCTTTTGGTTGCTAGCTACTCCTTTTCACCAAGAG CAAAAGAAAAACTCCCTTCTCATGGCAGCAGCGCTCCTCAAAGGAGTCTCGTGCGGTCCTTTGGTTCAACTGGCCATAGAACTTGACCCAAG CATTGTGGTTGGTACTTTCATTGGTTGTTCTCTGGTCTATGGTTTTTTTTATGAAGCTGCAATGCTTGCTAGGCGTAGAGAGTACTTGTACCTTGGTGGTCTTCTTTCTTCTGGTCTCTCCATCCTACTTTGGCTGCGCTTTACATCCTCAATTTTTCGTGGTTCCATGGCTCTATTCAAATTTGAG TTGTATTTGGGACTCTTGGCGGTTGTGGGCTGCATAGTCGTTGATACCCAGGATATTATTGAGAAAGCACGCTTGGGAGACCTGAACTACGTGAATCATGCTCTAACCTTGTTTGGTGATTTCTATGACGTGTTTGTACGAGTTCAAATTATCATG TTGAAGAACACGTCTGAGAAGGAAGGAAAGaggaaagaagaaaaagaagaagaggaacTGAGTCACCCCAGCTTGAAATTACAGAGAAGCTGA